A portion of the Aricia agestis chromosome 1, ilAriAges1.1, whole genome shotgun sequence genome contains these proteins:
- the LOC121732375 gene encoding uncharacterized protein LOC121732375, translated as MSFRTGSASGYDGLSPQHLKDLISASEDSSRALLEDLKALINLMLSGKVHHSRPIAVGCTYPHSIHPLFIQIITNSFGNIGIVSLAEAIDAWKRVCPSDVPVNPNIQKNWDEPLIKLAQSEILSSSSTTDRARLLASAEPESGYWLQAYPSSNTGTLLDNHTFNLSISLRLGANISEPHRCHCGAAVDRQGHHGLSCRRSAGRQSRHASLNDVIRRALASVNVPATLEPNGIARDDGKRPDGMTLVPWSRGRPLVWDATCVDTLAASHVTATTREAGAAAAQAETNKRRKYEALGNDYFFVPFGVETLGPWGPGAKQMFRELSQRLVEKTNDPRAGAYLGQRISLAIQRGNAASLLGTLPAASDLDLVFYI; from the exons ATGTCTTTCAGGACTGGGTCGGCCAGCGGTTACGATGGTCTAAGTCCCCAGCACCTCAAGGACTTAATCAGTGCATCTGAAGACTCCAGCAGAGCGCTTCTAGAGGACCTGAAGGCCTTAATAAATTTGATGCTATCTGGCAAAGTCCACCATAGTCGCCCCATAGCGGTCGGTTGCACCTACC CTCACAGCATCCATCCTCTCTTCATTCAAATCATCACCAATTCTTTTGGAAACATAGGCATTGTATCACTAGCTGAGGCGATCGACGCTTGGAAACGTGTTTGTCCCAGTGACGTTCCTGTCAACCCCAACATCCAAAAGAATTGGGATGAACCCCTAATAAAATTGGCACAGTCAGAGATCCTAAGTTCATCGTCCACTACAGATCGCGCGCGTCTCCTGGCGTCCGCTGAGCCGGAATCAGGTTATTGGCTCCAGGCATACCCATCATCCAATACCGGAACACTGTTAGACAATCATACATTCAACTTATCAATCAGTTTGCGACTAGGAGCTAATATCAGCGAACCCCACCGCTGCCACTGCGGCGCCGCAGTAGACCGCCAGGGTCACCACGGTCTGTCTTGTCGACGCAGCGCCGGCCGCCAGTCCCGCCATGCTTCCTTGAACGACGTGATCCGCAGGGCCCTTGCCTCTGTCAACGTGCCGGCCACTCTCGAGCCGAACGGTATCGCACGTGACGACGGCAAAAGGCCCGACGGAATGACGCTCGTTCCATGGAGCCGCGGGAGGCCTCTTGTTTGGGACGCCACCTGCGTGGACACGCTAGCGGCGTCACATGTGACGGCCACAACAAGGGAAGCGGGAGCTGCGGCGGCACAAGCAGAGACaaacaaaagaagaaaatatgaagcactGGGGAATGATTACTTTTTTGTACCTTTCGGGGTTGAAACCCTGGGTCCGTGGGGCCCTGGTGCCAAACAAATGTTCAGAGAGTTATCCCAAAGACTGGTTGAGAAAACTAACGATCCCAGAGCTGGCGCTTACCTCGGCCAGCGTATCAGTCTTGCGATACAGCGAGGTAATGCTGCCAGCCTCTTGGGTACATTGCCCGCAGCCTCTGacttagatttagttttttatatatag
- the LOC121725411 gene encoding protein crossbronx homolog isoform X1, translated as MKEVEYSIFHQENIIIAEYRMLQTENLPGIYVIPSYENSFLWYGVIFIRSGIYGGGIFRFKLILPDKFPDDVVPSVVFTSQIYHPAIDANTGALELNEVFPHWDRKQNHIWQILKYVNWIFFNFNMKVPANNEAATLYKTNSKMFLDKVKECVAHSIERVYDEPPTEDKHYITFKPYDPNVHDPAKNLMMKAPGCSESSIGISWVTPGSYQSFSKEEAT; from the exons ATGAAGGAAGTTGAATATTCTATTTTTCATCAGGAAAACATTATTATAGCAGAATA CAGGATGCTCCAGACGGAAAATTTGCCAGGAATCTATGTTATACCCTCGTACGAAAATTCATTTT TATGGTATGGAgtcatatttataagatctggaATATATGGAGGAGGCATATTCAGGTTTAAGTTAATACTACCTGATAAATTCCCAGACGATGTTGTACCT AGTGTGGTTTTTACTTCACAAATATATCATCCAGCAATTGATGCTAACACTGGTGCTCTTGAACTCAATGAAGTTTTTCCTCATTGGGATCGAAAACAAAACCATATATGGCAAATATTGAAATATGTGAActggatattttttaatttcaatatgaAAGTGCCAGCTAACAATGAAGCAGCTACTTT gtaTAAAACAAACAGCAAAATGTTTTTAGACAAAGTAAAAGAATGTGTAGCACACAGCATTGAACGTGTTTATGATGAGCCCCCTACAGAAGATAAACATTATATAACTTTCAAGCCTTATGACCCAAATGTACATGACCCAGCTAAAAACCTTATGATGAAGGCACCCGGCTGTTCAGAGAGTTCCATAGGTATTTCATGGGTTACTCCTGGATCATATCAATCATTTTCAAAAGAAGAAGCGACATGA
- the LOC121725487 gene encoding UPF0598 protein CG30010 produces the protein MRLLRSFEILRLNLDATKLCRRYVTYIQGQEPEPRVREYFYYIDHQGMLFLDDSKMKNFTSCFKEKKFLEFFFKRIRLNKTDRYKEFPFISLCGRERNYIKCDDVPIVYTHIVTKEDNLDYLLFGYAGDLLKTEFKPEKVYMLPETGRVYHPADNKYGGVGLIRSKLAIELSKHFTFKNGEEHPPTHLEWKNNNYELDQEWFKMTVQEYGLSIKKEPD, from the exons ATGAGATTACTAAGAAGTTTCGAAATTTTAAGACTTAATTTAGATGCAACAAAATTGTGTCGGCGATATGTTACTTATATACAAGGACAAGAACCTGAACCCAGAGTAAGGGaatatttttactacattgATCATCAAGGTATG cTATTTCTAGATGATTCTAAGATGAAGAACTTTACATCCTGTTTTAAAGAAAagaaatttttagaattttttttcaagaGGATACGTCTGAACAAAACTGACAGATATAAAGAGTTCCCTTTTATATCTTTGTGCGGCAGAgaaagaaattatataaaatgtgaTGATGTGCCAATTGTTTACACACATATTGTTACAAAGGAGGATAATTTAGATTATTTGTTATTTGGGTATGCTGGAGACCTACTTAAGACAGAGTTTAAGCCTGAAAAAGTGTATATGTTACCAGAAACTGGTAGAGTATACCATCCGGCTGATAATAAATATGGAGGAGTTGGGTTGATAAGATCGAAGTTAGCTATTGAGTTGAGCaaacattttacatttaaaaatggaGAGGAACATCCCCCAACACACTTGGAgtggaaaaataataattatgaattagaCCAGGAATGGTTCAAAATGACAGTACAAGAGTATGGGCTTAGCATAAAAAAGGAACCTGATTAA
- the LOC121725411 gene encoding protein crossbronx homolog isoform X2, which produces MLQTENLPGIYVIPSYENSFLWYGVIFIRSGIYGGGIFRFKLILPDKFPDDVVPSVVFTSQIYHPAIDANTGALELNEVFPHWDRKQNHIWQILKYVNWIFFNFNMKVPANNEAATLYKTNSKMFLDKVKECVAHSIERVYDEPPTEDKHYITFKPYDPNVHDPAKNLMMKAPGCSESSIGISWVTPGSYQSFSKEEAT; this is translated from the exons ATGCTCCAGACGGAAAATTTGCCAGGAATCTATGTTATACCCTCGTACGAAAATTCATTTT TATGGTATGGAgtcatatttataagatctggaATATATGGAGGAGGCATATTCAGGTTTAAGTTAATACTACCTGATAAATTCCCAGACGATGTTGTACCT AGTGTGGTTTTTACTTCACAAATATATCATCCAGCAATTGATGCTAACACTGGTGCTCTTGAACTCAATGAAGTTTTTCCTCATTGGGATCGAAAACAAAACCATATATGGCAAATATTGAAATATGTGAActggatattttttaatttcaatatgaAAGTGCCAGCTAACAATGAAGCAGCTACTTT gtaTAAAACAAACAGCAAAATGTTTTTAGACAAAGTAAAAGAATGTGTAGCACACAGCATTGAACGTGTTTATGATGAGCCCCCTACAGAAGATAAACATTATATAACTTTCAAGCCTTATGACCCAAATGTACATGACCCAGCTAAAAACCTTATGATGAAGGCACCCGGCTGTTCAGAGAGTTCCATAGGTATTTCATGGGTTACTCCTGGATCATATCAATCATTTTCAAAAGAAGAAGCGACATGA